In the genome of Blastopirellula retiformator, the window GCTCAGGTCGAGCGTGGCGCCGATTTCCTTCATCGTCAATTCTTCATAGTAATAAAGAATGATGATCAGGCGTTCGTTGCGGTTCAGGCCTTTGGTGACCAGACGCATCAGATCGTTCTTTTGGATCCGCCGCGTGGGGTCTTCCCCTTTGACGTCTTCGAGAATGTCAATCTCGCGAACGTCTTTGTAGCTGTCAGTCTCGTACCATTTTTTGTTGAGGCTGATGAGCCCAACCGCGTTGGCGTCGGAGATCATTTTCTCCAACTCTTTGACGGTCATGCCCATGTGCGTCGACAGCTCTTGTTCGGTCGGAGCCCGTCCGAACTTGGCTTCGAGCTGCTTGGTCGCTTCGTTCAGTTTGCTCGCTTTGGAGCGAACCAGACGAGGCACCCAGTCCATGGTACGCAGTTCGTCCAACATGGCGCCGCGAATACGCGGAACGCAGTAGGTTTCGAACTTGACGCCGCGCGTCATGTCGAACGCGTCGATCGCGTCCATCAGACCAAAGACTCCCGCCGAGATCAGGTCGTCTAGTTCGACCCCTTCCGGCAAGCGAGCCCAGATTCTTTCGCCGTTGTATTTGACCAGCGGCAGGTATCGCTCAACAAGGCGGTTGCGTAGTTCTTTACGCGTCTGGTCGGCTTTGTACGCTTTCCAGACTTCCGCAATGTCGTCGACTGCTGTGGTTGTCGCCATGCAATCCTCCGTGAAACGCCGTCAATGGCTACGTTTCGTGAGATCCTTCTCGTTTCGCCTGAATCCTTCAGGACCCGCGTTTTGCGGCCGTAAAGCCGGAAAACCTTCGCCGGTATGATTGCTCAAAACCGTCGGTTGGCGCTCCTTCGCCGCGTCCCTCCGCATTGGACGTGGAAGCGAATTTACGCCGACGCATTTCCAGAACTCTCGCTTTCGCCTTGCAGCTCTCGCTGCAATTTGTCGAGCTCTTGATTGACTCGTTCGCGAACCGATTCGTCAACGATGCGCTCCGCAGCGCCGCCGATGAACCAGCCTGTGGCCGCAAATAATGCCATCGCAATGCAAGCGACTTGAAGGGTCGATTCGATCCCG includes:
- a CDS encoding FliA/WhiG family RNA polymerase sigma factor produces the protein MATTTAVDDIAEVWKAYKADQTRKELRNRLVERYLPLVKYNGERIWARLPEGVELDDLISAGVFGLMDAIDAFDMTRGVKFETYCVPRIRGAMLDELRTMDWVPRLVRSKASKLNEATKQLEAKFGRAPTEQELSTHMGMTVKELEKMISDANAVGLISLNKKWYETDSYKDVREIDILEDVKGEDPTRRIQKNDLMRLVTKGLNRNERLIIILYYYEELTMKEIGATLDLSESRVSQMHSSIVQRLQSQLGRRRPEFGVV